The Armatimonadota bacterium genome includes a region encoding these proteins:
- a CDS encoding 4Fe-4S binding protein — protein MVRKIIKIDEEKCNGCGLCVDACAEGAIKIIEGKARLVSESYCDGLGACIGKCPQGAITIEEREADSFDEHKAKEWVAQQLTIQKSGTGFQTPETRNNGQLPCGCPGTNVQILTPTTTSESEQGDVALSSLGNWPVQLRLVPSNAPYFQGANVLLAADCVPFAYSAFHRKMLHGKVLIIGCPKLDDAPYYIEKLTEILAYSDIKSLTVARMEVPCCSGLTRIAQMAVAASGKEIPIKEIIISIRGEEINS, from the coding sequence GTGGTCAGAAAAATCATCAAAATCGACGAAGAGAAATGCAACGGGTGTGGGCTTTGTGTGGACGCATGTGCTGAAGGAGCAATCAAGATTATCGAAGGCAAAGCTCGACTGGTAAGCGAAAGCTATTGTGATGGCTTGGGCGCATGCATTGGGAAATGTCCCCAAGGAGCAATAACGATTGAAGAACGAGAAGCTGATTCCTTTGACGAACATAAAGCCAAAGAATGGGTTGCCCAACAACTGACAATTCAAAAGTCGGGAACTGGATTTCAAACTCCAGAAACAAGAAACAACGGACAACTCCCCTGTGGATGTCCAGGTACTAATGTTCAAATACTAACTCCCACCACAACCAGCGAATCGGAGCAAGGCGACGTCGCCCTATCCTCTCTTGGCAATTGGCCGGTCCAGCTACGATTGGTACCATCCAATGCTCCCTATTTTCAGGGCGCAAACGTTCTGCTAGCGGCAGACTGCGTACCGTTCGCATATTCGGCTTTCCACCGCAAAATGTTACATGGCAAAGTGCTGATTATTGGCTGTCCAAAGCTCGACGATGCACCTTATTACATTGAAAAACTCACAGAAATACTAGCTTATTCTGACATAAAAAGTTTAACGGTTGCGCGTATGGAAGTTCCCTGCTGTAGCGGCCTTACAAGGATTGCCCAAATGGCGGTCGCTGCATCGGGAAAAGAAATACCCATTAAGGAGATTATTATTTCAATTCGCGGTGAGGAGATAAACAGCTAA
- a CDS encoding DUF1361 domain-containing protein, protein MAEIIYLFHWVTWNTFLAIIPVAAGYSIRYLADKRRMRGLNLATVFLFFLGVIWLAFLPNTCYLLTEWRHFLNRVGHSGLYAKWTVDHGAALDLMIYTLFYLCYSGIGVLTFTLAVRPIARMLKARGATLWVWGIPFFLLMSVGVYLGLVLRFNSWDLFTRPAKVWESVVNLWSRPAPSFFIVSFAAFLWLLFIVMDIWVDGLIARWKSTHKEQ, encoded by the coding sequence ATGGCTGAAATAATATACCTTTTTCATTGGGTAACTTGGAATACTTTTCTTGCAATCATACCTGTTGCGGCGGGTTACAGCATCCGTTACCTTGCTGATAAGCGACGGATGCGTGGATTAAATTTGGCAACTGTGTTCTTGTTTTTTCTTGGTGTTATCTGGCTTGCTTTCCTGCCGAATACATGCTATCTCCTCACCGAATGGAGGCATTTCCTAAATAGAGTTGGCCACTCAGGGCTCTACGCAAAATGGACAGTAGACCACGGTGCGGCATTAGATCTCATGATCTACACGTTGTTTTACCTTTGCTATAGTGGCATAGGGGTGCTAACGTTCACGCTTGCTGTGCGGCCAATTGCTAGAATGCTTAAGGCGAGAGGGGCAACGCTGTGGGTGTGGGGAATTCCATTTTTCTTATTAATGTCAGTCGGCGTGTATCTCGGCTTGGTGCTGAGGTTCAACAGCTGGGATTTATTTACTAGACCCGCGAAAGTCTGGGAATCGGTAGTCAACCTGTGGTCACGGCCTGCGCCAAGCTTTTTTATTGTCTCTTTTGCCGCGTTCCTTTGGTTGCTTTTCATTGTTATGGATATTTGGGTAGATGGTTTAATTGCCCGCTGGAAATCAACCCACAAAGAACAATAG
- a CDS encoding DUF4838 domain-containing protein has protein sequence MVLMRILAFFVLISLIASCSITSSVMADEWHPKILPVEKVDFNWPPPREVGEPDYFTIAKDGKPACTIVIPAKPTNYETKCAELLKLYLKLVTGAEFDIKSEPFTLGPAIYIGNTDVGKKAMPQLPPIKYGDLALPNLHGFMVKTVNQNTLVIRGNKDIGNNYATYSFIREYLGVRRYWPSEPGGIGDVFEKRPTLTVPKLTWIDWPYLISRHVGFNPKGWEFTQKEGNPPWMFFWYRCGTTLSMMHNFFSLVSPEEYGKTHPEYFPEINGKRFVPTKQIHWQPCVSNPEVVDICAQKITAAFDRDPYRICHALSVNDGAGHCECTNCRAMDAPESDINTTQLTDRYVKFMNAVAEKVTAKHPDRLIGFLAYGGVRFPPKTVKLHPNLVPYFCAMGQGLYRGWDSWIAAGAKNMGHYGYHDDRWFIIPKINPHQEARRIRYMVGSGVQRGYYKEFNPTYPLDAHAAIVTAELQWDPRLDEDKILAQYYFDMFGESAKEMQRFYELLEKDYETWLKNTSPPHPYGPDRSDLDLDHDYEQFQVLTARGADLAWEALQKAEAKARDAKVKERIQIVKAIFEFVRMCDHEYWLTKSLPKCRSASEAASQAREVLRLARAKAEYKEKVMEKEPIKQWHMIYREPYDFIKVGEIPQEVHQAIDKGFEMAFKANPKDPEWQRLAKDPDPIIAQSAQAVLAMASKQNLTNLANDGSFEGGVKPELQHDEPKQGSVAITHEKPHSGERCAIIWNCKSSSIVKRVQAGPGEKFLISVWLRSLEHPRPNNVAALYGLRVNAKSGNKIINWIREPMTPTTQWQEFRMTYTTPAGTDSIEVLINVMRQHSKARAWVDDISIIRLPVSPLGLTTKGVPNIQRNTPPEE, from the coding sequence ATGGTTCTTATGAGAATTTTAGCATTTTTTGTTTTGATATCTTTAATCGCAAGTTGCTCAATCACCTCATCAGTAATGGCTGACGAGTGGCACCCAAAGATTTTACCCGTCGAGAAGGTGGATTTCAACTGGCCGCCACCCAGAGAGGTTGGTGAACCTGACTACTTTACTATCGCCAAGGACGGAAAACCTGCATGTACAATCGTAATTCCCGCGAAGCCAACTAATTATGAAACAAAATGCGCTGAATTACTGAAGCTTTACTTAAAATTGGTCACAGGTGCCGAGTTTGATATCAAGTCAGAACCTTTCACGCTTGGCCCGGCAATTTATATTGGAAACACAGATGTTGGCAAGAAAGCCATGCCCCAGCTGCCGCCGATTAAATATGGCGACCTCGCGCTCCCGAACCTACACGGCTTCATGGTAAAGACGGTTAACCAGAACACACTAGTAATTCGGGGCAATAAGGATATAGGCAATAATTACGCAACCTACTCTTTTATCCGCGAGTATCTAGGGGTTCGGCGTTATTGGCCATCAGAACCTGGAGGGATTGGCGACGTCTTCGAAAAGCGACCAACGCTAACTGTGCCAAAGCTCACCTGGATTGACTGGCCGTATCTTATTAGCCGCCATGTAGGCTTTAACCCCAAGGGCTGGGAATTTACGCAGAAGGAAGGCAATCCACCCTGGATGTTCTTTTGGTATCGGTGTGGAACGACACTCTCGATGATGCACAACTTTTTTAGTCTCGTTTCGCCTGAAGAATACGGAAAAACGCATCCTGAGTACTTCCCCGAAATAAACGGCAAACGCTTTGTCCCGACTAAGCAGATACATTGGCAACCTTGTGTCAGCAATCCTGAGGTAGTAGATATTTGCGCACAGAAAATCACTGCCGCATTTGACAGAGACCCCTATCGAATCTGCCACGCACTCTCCGTAAACGATGGGGCAGGTCATTGCGAGTGTACGAATTGCAGAGCGATGGATGCGCCTGAATCCGACATAAACACAACCCAGCTGACCGATAGGTATGTCAAATTTATGAATGCCGTAGCCGAGAAAGTAACAGCAAAACACCCAGATAGATTGATTGGTTTTCTTGCATATGGGGGCGTCCGATTCCCACCAAAAACCGTAAAACTCCACCCAAATCTTGTGCCTTATTTCTGCGCCATGGGGCAAGGACTTTATCGCGGCTGGGATTCGTGGATTGCCGCTGGAGCTAAGAACATGGGCCACTATGGCTACCATGATGACCGATGGTTCATCATCCCAAAGATTAACCCCCACCAAGAAGCACGGCGAATTCGGTACATGGTTGGCAGCGGAGTACAGCGCGGCTACTATAAAGAATTTAATCCAACCTACCCGCTAGATGCCCATGCCGCCATCGTAACTGCTGAACTTCAATGGGATCCTCGTCTCGACGAAGATAAAATCCTTGCGCAATATTACTTCGATATGTTCGGTGAATCAGCAAAAGAAATGCAAAGATTTTATGAATTGCTCGAAAAAGATTACGAAACATGGCTAAAGAATACCTCACCACCGCACCCTTATGGGCCCGACAGAAGCGACCTTGATCTCGACCATGATTATGAACAATTCCAGGTTCTGACAGCGAGAGGCGCGGATTTAGCATGGGAAGCTCTTCAAAAAGCCGAAGCAAAAGCACGAGATGCGAAAGTGAAGGAACGTATTCAAATCGTAAAAGCAATATTCGAATTTGTGCGCATGTGCGACCATGAATATTGGCTTACAAAGTCGCTACCAAAATGCCGCAGTGCATCCGAAGCCGCCAGTCAAGCTCGCGAGGTTCTACGCCTTGCTCGAGCAAAAGCCGAGTATAAAGAGAAAGTCATGGAAAAAGAACCAATCAAACAATGGCACATGATTTACCGTGAGCCGTATGACTTTATTAAAGTTGGTGAAATACCGCAGGAGGTCCACCAGGCAATAGACAAAGGCTTCGAGATGGCGTTTAAAGCCAATCCAAAAGACCCGGAGTGGCAACGCCTCGCTAAAGACCCCGACCCAATTATTGCCCAGTCCGCACAGGCAGTTCTTGCAATGGCATCGAAACAAAACTTAACCAACCTCGCTAACGATGGCAGCTTTGAGGGTGGAGTAAAGCCTGAGCTACAGCACGATGAACCAAAACAAGGCTCAGTAGCCATCACACATGAGAAACCCCACTCCGGCGAGCGGTGTGCGATTATTTGGAACTGCAAATCATCAAGTATCGTTAAAAGGGTTCAGGCAGGTCCAGGCGAGAAATTCCTAATTTCTGTCTGGCTACGCTCATTGGAACATCCTCGCCCAAACAATGTCGCCGCCCTTTATGGTCTCAGGGTAAATGCAAAAAGTGGCAACAAAATCATAAATTGGATAAGAGAGCCAATGACCCCAACCACCCAATGGCAGGAGTTCCGCATGACTTATACCACTCCTGCAGGCACAGATTCAATCGAAGTACTTATCAATGTAATGCGCCAGCACTCGAAAGCGCGAGCTTGGGTTGACGACATCTCAATAATCCGCCTACCAGTTAGTCCGCTTGGATTAACGACGAAGGGCGTTCCCAACATACAGAGGAACACACCACCCGAAGAGTAG
- a CDS encoding ThuA domain-containing protein, translating to MKNALMVWGGWDGHEPKQCVDIVAPVLEANGFSVEISNTMDSYLNEEKMRSLSLVVPCWTMGQITPEQEKGLLDAIKSGVGIAGWHGGMGDSFRSNTAYQFMVGGQWVEHPGGIVDYVVNITKPEDPIVKGLDDFKMKSEQYYMHVDPSNEVLATTTFSGEHYPWIAGCVMPVVWKRKYGEGRVFYMSLGHVAKDFEVPEVLEIIKRGAIWAAR from the coding sequence ATGAAGAACGCATTGATGGTGTGGGGCGGATGGGATGGCCATGAGCCCAAACAGTGTGTTGACATTGTCGCGCCCGTTCTTGAGGCTAACGGTTTTTCTGTCGAGATTTCGAATACCATGGACTCGTATCTCAACGAGGAAAAAATGAGGTCGCTCAGCTTAGTAGTGCCATGTTGGACAATGGGGCAGATTACGCCCGAACAGGAGAAAGGGCTTCTCGATGCGATAAAGAGCGGCGTTGGAATCGCTGGCTGGCATGGAGGTATGGGAGATTCCTTTAGGAGCAACACAGCGTATCAATTTATGGTCGGCGGCCAGTGGGTAGAGCATCCAGGCGGCATAGTGGACTATGTGGTCAATATTACTAAGCCTGAAGATCCAATCGTCAAGGGGCTCGACGATTTCAAAATGAAGTCCGAACAGTACTACATGCATGTAGACCCTTCGAATGAGGTTTTGGCAACGACCACATTTAGTGGCGAACATTATCCATGGATTGCAGGATGTGTTATGCCTGTAGTTTGGAAGCGAAAGTACGGCGAAGGCAGGGTATTCTACATGTCGCTAGGCCACGTAGCGAAGGATTTTGAAGTGCCTGAAGTACTCGAGATCATCAAGCGTGGAGCAATTTGGGCGGCGAGATAG
- a CDS encoding Rrf2 family transcriptional regulator translates to MSNMLRITDGASLAFHTMAFLVQSPGRWVSTREIASELGVSENHLAKVCQRLAKAGLVESVRGPRGGFRLAKSPTEITLLEVYEAIEGILKPMDCFLGKPVCQRNKCIFGNLIHSVNTQVKEYLASTTLDYLCCKS, encoded by the coding sequence ATGTCAAATATGTTAAGAATAACAGATGGAGCCTCACTGGCATTTCATACCATGGCTTTTCTAGTCCAATCTCCTGGGAGATGGGTATCAACTCGGGAGATCGCCTCTGAGCTAGGTGTTTCCGAAAACCATTTGGCAAAAGTTTGCCAGCGTCTCGCTAAAGCAGGATTGGTCGAGTCTGTCCGCGGTCCACGTGGAGGATTTCGTTTGGCAAAATCACCGACTGAAATTACGCTTCTGGAGGTTTACGAGGCAATCGAAGGTATCCTAAAACCAATGGACTGCTTCTTGGGCAAACCTGTGTGCCAGAGAAACAAGTGTATCTTCGGCAATCTCATTCATTCCGTAAACACACAAGTCAAAGAATATCTAGCTTCTACAACGCTAGATTATCTGTGTTGCAAATCGTAA